From the genome of Cydia pomonella isolate Wapato2018A chromosome 1, ilCydPomo1, whole genome shotgun sequence:
agtttagaaaaaaatgatattagaaacctcaatataatttttgaagacctatccatagattcccacacgtatgggcttgataaaaatattttttgagtttcagtttaagtatggggaacccccaaaatttattgttttttttttttctttttttgtgtgaaaatcttaatgcggttcatagaatacatctacttaccaagtttgaacagtattagctcttatagtttcggaaaaaagtggcattgacataatcggacagacagacggacataacgAATCTATAagccatgctcggcatcaaacttcaagaccgagtgaggaatatcgagatccgacgtcgcaccaaggtgcaagacgtcggacacgtcattaccaaattaaaatggagctgggcgggacatgttgccaggcagagtgatggcaggtgggccaaaatgctaacggaatggtggccgctttcagacgaaaggagtgcctggcgtctgttggctcgttgggtggacgacattcggaagactgcgggtcacttctggatgagactggctcgggaccgggataagtggcgtactagaagagaggcctatgctcagcagtgggcgataaaaggctgatatgatgatgatgatgatgataagggttccattttttgccatttggctacggaaccctaaaaacgcctctgctttgacaggcgtttcggcagctattccggtccattcagacaacttattaagaacggtttttcaatattcaatattaaaaaataaacgtgttataatgatgaagaggtaaagtactaaattatgaaatatgctcatatttattatttttacattaacagtaggtttttatgttgattgcgacttttaaaggaaacacattcactcatcaataagtagtcatgaattggaacaagtggaaaagtaaaaagcactagttcgcgaaatccaactttccgcacgctaaacagctacgtaaagtagcagtTTTCGATTAACCTAGGATCTTATACCTAATATTAATTTTGTGAGGGAACACACCAGAACCCTTAGGAGGTAAAGGCCTCTTATTTCATGTAGCTGTACTGAAACATAAAGGCCGACATTGTTCCCATGGGAGTTATGGAATATGAAAAAATAGCTACAACTCccctgtttttagggttccgtaccaagaaggtacaaaaggaacccttatggtgcgactctgtccgtccgtccgtctgtcacaacgctaaatatctcgtgaaccacttaagctatcgatttgtaatttggaatagttatgaacaacgctaacccttacaattgttacaaacaaccactgtctattatggaggagcgggacttcctgacacaggtatttcttacctactaggaagacccaaccttgtttgtcatatgtgtacccaacatttatgaaataaaatcattttcatttttattttcaacccagacacattgaaagtattattttgttattttatttttaataactatgggaaatggccaatatgaagagggggaaaaatttcaaagtctagcgactaggtcaagtggggtatcatttgaaagagctcaaattgaccattccaaaacattttttttttttttttagtagggtaaaaaaaaatatttatggaggaaaatgtacaaaaaataccatccccccccccttatctccgaaattaatagtagtagtagttaaatgcaaatgtgatgtttattgttccgatgtagcccacaagatggcagaacctactatgcacaagaaaacacgtgacgtattaatgtacatgtttatggttccgattcaggtcacaagatggcagatccaacgcgcacggtccctataaactATACCCATAGAACCAACTTAGAACTTATTTATTAAAGGCTCCACTGACCTTGCAACAAATCGCAAGCGATACATTACGGCATTTGATCTGCATTTGATGATGATCGATCGATTGCACCTACTTAGTCGGTAATGTATTAAAAATTGCATGCAACTTGTTTTAAGGTCTGTACAACCGTTTACCTTTTAACAAACGATCCACTTCGTCCCTGAAGAGGCGTACGGTTCCGGAGAGCAGGACGGAGGCGCTGCGAAGAGAGAGTCGATCGAGGGGTCGGCGGCTGCGCCGCATATAATTTCCGATCTCAtaactaaaaaaagaaaaaaaactttactataTACAGAACGCGAGGAAAATGCCGCGCAATTCAATTTAAACATGTAATTTTtcttacatacattatattttagtaaatGTCATTATTTCGTTTGAGCGATAATGGgtgtattacttatttacatattattctAGTTTTTAATATCAGTGTATTAATATATCATGGCAATAGTCTTTTTTATGTAATTCTGTCATTTTTTGGTAGGTAGGAGGTAGGTAGAAAAAGTTATCCTTTTCcttgttatttatttctaatcgttaaaattgtatttctgTATTATTTAAGATGTTTTTATGTAATTTCAAATATGACGCATGttgttaatgaataaataaaatgaaattaaaataaaatgacccgCCGGGGCCGCGTTTCTTAAGGTGATTTCGTTCTCACTGGTAGTAGGGCGTGGCGTGGATCCGCGcaatttaatttcttaatttAAATCCATTAGAATTAAATACCTACTGCACGGCCCCACGTCCCAGCATATGAGAGGATCATCGACAAACAACATAGCTGGAGTGTAAACACATTGCGTTATTGGTAACGAAAAATTTAGCGCATGCTGCGCGCGATTTTCTATGTCTACGTTTGCAAAATAAGGTTTGTACTTACCAAATCTGGGATATATTGATTTCCTCATTTTGATCTATTTCTATGTTAAATGCTGCTCGCCAGGCCTGGTTTATGTGTGGATTTTGCATAATTTCCGAATTATAAAACGCCATTTTTAACTAATTGCTATTAAATAAATTGCTCGATTTAATGAATATTTGACGCGCTGAACGccaaatacaaatcctctttattgaaCTACCCTCATTTCTATATGTATATTCTGGTAAATGTGTATAGGcataaagtg
Proteins encoded in this window:
- the LOC133529119 gene encoding uncharacterized protein LOC133529119 — translated: MAFYNSEIMQNPHINQAWRAAFNIEIDQNEEINISQICYEIGNYMRRSRRPLDRLSLRSASVLLSGTVRLFRDEVDRLLKDTVEICVNPVSTRSPEDRTVVSSESAADDSVCMSDAEATTTIVNFEEQGTTKRHQLPAVLTPTSHSAYHSAL